The DNA window CTTATCGTCCCGGCGCTCGTGCTGGTGGCGAAGCTGCCCATGCGCCTCGCAATCGGGACTTCGCTGCTCGTCATCATGATGAATGCGCTGAGCGGGTTCGCCGGCTACCTGGGCCACGTCACGATCGACTGGAGTCTCGTTGGCTGGTTTACTTCAGTGGCGGCGGTCGGCAGCATCATCGGGACTCTCCTCAGCAAGCGAGTCCCTCAGCAGGGCCTGAGGCATGTGTTCGGTTATCTGCTCATGGCGGTCTCGATCTACGTGCTATACCGGCGCTGAGCCGCGGACTCAGCCGCGATTGATCAGCGAATAGTTCAGAAAGTCGACGTTCGGCGGCGTGTGTCCGGCCCGCCGCAGCGCGGCAATGATCTGCGCACGCGTGTGCGTTCCGTGATTCGCGACGTGCATAAGAAGCTTCCACAAGGGAAGCGAGTCTGACCGCCCCGTTGGGAGAGTCCACGTCCAGATGTCCCGAAGCTTGTCGTCGTTCAGGCCATTGACGCATTCGGTCGCCTGCGTGTCGATGCTCGCCCACCGCTCGCGTGCCTTGCCCACAGTGTCGATCGACTCGCCCGTTACGTTCAGCTGCTGCGCTAGCGTGACCGTCAGCGAGCCGTCGAACCATGAAAGCCAGCGCAATTGGGCCGCCATGAGGTGTGCGAGATTGTCACGGATAGACCCGTGCCCGCTGCAACCGGGCTCGGTGTACTGTTCGGGCGTGAGCTGCTCGAGGGCGTCGAAAACCCGGGCTGTCGCCCAGGAGCTGTACGCGAAATAGGTTTTGATTAGCTCGAACACCGACAGTCCTCCTTCACAGTCAGCACCGTGACTTTGACTCTCTCCGGAGGAAGGAGTCACGGTGTGCAGTGAGCTTGCTGCACTTTCGCTGCCAGTTGTCGTGCTTGTGGGCGGCGGGTAGATTGCACGTTCCTCGCAGAGCATAGCGACGGGACGTGGCGCAGCCCGGTAGCGCACCTGAATGGGGTTCAGGGGGCCGCGGGTTCAAATCCCGCCGTCCCGACCTATCAACAAATTGATGGTGATGAAGAACCCCTCGGCCTGTGAGGCCGAGGGGTTTTTCAATCCGGCCTAGTCTTCGCTCTACTGCCGCGTGCCGTCGGCGATCAGGTTCCTCGTCGTCGGGGGCTTGGTGTCATAGTGAGAGACGACGGCTCCGACCAGCTTTCCGTCCCGGAGACGCCACGTAACGACCGTATGGACCTTGACGCCCTTTTGCAGCCGGCTGTCGAACGGCCCCGCTTGCGTTACCAGGCTGTCACCCGCCATCGACATCACGTGCATCGGAATCGGCGCGCCAGTCGGGAACGTGAACAACCAGCCCGCTGTGTCAGCCTTTGCATCGAGCACGTACGACGTCAGCGTGCTGTCGCCGGTCTCCGCAGACAGCACTCGCACATTCCATTTCCCCGCGATCTGGTCCAGCGAGATTGGCGCGGGTTCCACGGTTGCCGCCGGCGTCGCCGTGTCGGTCGCGGTCGCCGAATCCGCGGCGGTGTCCGTCTTCGCACAGCCGACGAGAAGAATCGCGCAACAGAGCAGATCGGAAGGACGCATGCTGACTCCTCTCAGAGGACGCTTCAATGATTATCCGGATCGACCGGCTAACGTATCAGTGACCCAATCCTTCGGCAAGATCGCATGCTCTCCTTCAGCTACTGCTTCGGCCGCGGGTTCAAATCCCGCCGTCCCTGCATCAGCCCCCGCCTTGCGGCGGGGAGTTTGTCGTGACGGCCTCCATCTGACCGAAAAAAAGGGGAGAGCTGCTTCGCTCTCCCCAATCATGACGCAATTTCCAGATCGCCTAACGCCAGGGATTCACGGTCTGGTCCCGGACCAGCAAGCTCGACACGACAGTCGCATGCGCTATCCTTGCCAAGCCGGCGGCAGTTCGCGCCTCGGCGCTGCCGTAATGGGCACGAGTCAGAGAATCATTCCGCGCCCCGAAGCTATCAAGGGTCCCCCAATTCTTGTAGGTCAGGACGAATGCGACGTTCCAGTCCGCTGGATCTTCGGTCGTGGTCTTTGTCGATACCGAGTAATTGGTGATCAAGCCTTTTCGCTTCTGCTCTTCCCAGATTGGGAGAGAGTGCTGTCGGACATCCTGCCAGAACATGTTGCCATGCCCCGGAGTGATGCGCAGAAGCGTGACGCGTGAAACTGTGCCAGGCGTCGTGTTCGGCGATCCTGCTTGCGCTCCGAGTACAGGGGCGCACAAAACCATACCCAGCACCATCGAGAGCGAGAATACTTTCCGCATTCACTTCTCCAAGTAAAGGTGAGGCTACGAAGGCCTCAAAAGTAGGAAGGCTGAAGTGATATCTCAACTCCCTTGCGTGAGCTCGGAGCCCGGAGCCGGAACCACCTTCAAGGTGAAGCCCCGGCCATCGCGTGCGCGCTTCGAGCATCGTCAGCGCGCGGTACGCGTCTCTGACTCTGACGTATTGCGTCACTGAATAGGAAGCGACCCCGAAGGTTCTCCGTCGCTTCCTTAGCAGTGGAGAACCAGCAGGCTAGACGGGCGAAGTCTCGGTCACTTCCACTCTCTCAGTTGCGGGATTCGGCCGCTCGCCCAGAAATTCGATCCATTGCGATTTAATCGCCGGATAGTGCTTCGCTGCTTCGACTGATTCGATAAAGCAGTCGACCGTTCCCTCGAACCATTTTTGCAGCTTCGCGTCGCGAAGCTTTCCCTCGTCCCCGAACGCCTCGTGTGCCTGCGCCAGCGAGAACATGTCGGGAAAGACGCGCGCGCCGAGATGCTCCAGAGGAATGCGGGATGACCACAACCCTCGGTTCCCGCCTGCCATCGACGGCGAAGCCGACATGAGCAACGCGTGCCGTCCCTTGATCGGCTGCGGCTTGTAGCGCAAAACCCAGTCGATGAGGTTCTTCAGGATTCCTGGTGTCGACGCGTTGTACTCGGGAGAGGAGATGATCAACCCGTCAGTGGAGATGAGCTTCGAGCGGACGCGATCTGCGCCCGCAGGAATGCCTTCGTTAGCCTCGACGTCTCCATTGTATGACGGGCAGTCGAAGTCGCTCATGCTTGCATGGACCACGGTACCGCCGGCGTTCTCGACGACTGACGCGGCGAGCGACGCCAGACGCTTGTTGAACGAGCCTTGTCGGAGAGATGCACCGAATATGGCCGTTGAACAACGAGTGGAAACGTGCACTTACCGCGCCGTGAGGTATTCACGGCAGCATCGGTTGCTGACCTGACCGTGCGACGTCATAATTGCGATTCAGATTTCGAGCAGGAGCGGAATGGCGGGTAAAGAAGTCAATCGGCGCGAGTTCGTCGCGAACACCGGTAAGCTTGGGCTGGGAGTCATGATCGTGCCGCGTCATGTGCTGGGCGGCATCGGATATCAGGCCCCGAGCGACACGCTGAACGTTGCAATCGTCGGGTTCGGCGGCCGGGGCGCCGAAGTCGCGCTTGGTTTTGCGCCAACCGAGAACGTCGTAGCCATCGCTGATGTCGACATGGCTTTCGCCGACAAGAACATGGGCGACAAGCTGCGCGACTCCAGTGGGAAACCGCGCGAAGGCCAGCAGCTGGCTGACGGTCTCAAGCTGCAGGAGCAGTTCGTGAAGGCGGCCCGTTATGCCGATTTCCGCGAGATGCTGGACAAGCAGAAGAACATCGACGCGGTCGTGGTTGCGACGCCGGACCATCTACACGCGGTGATCACCAAAGCCGCAATGGATGCCGGCAAGCACGTCTACGTGGAGAAGCCGCTCACCTATTCAGTGCACGAAGCGCGCGTCCTTGGCGGACTTGCGCGCGCGAATCCGAAAATCGTGACGCAGATGGGGAACCAGGGCCACTCGAGCGAGGGCGCTCGCCTGGTCAACGAATGGATTCAGGCGGGAATAATTGGCCCGGTGCGCGAAGTCCACGCGTGGACGAATCGCCCGGTTGTCTACTGGCCGCAGGGCGTTCCACGTCCGAGCGGCGGTCCGCCACCGCCTCCGGGCACAAGCCCCTTTGGGAACCCATGGAGCTTCCGCCATGTGAACGGTGTGCTCGCTTCAGCAATGGGGTCGTATCCTGTTCCCCCCGGACTCAGATGGGATCTCTACCTCGGCCCTGTCGCCGAGGATGTTCCATATCATCAGATCTATCACCCGTTCAACTGGCGCGGATGGGTCGGCTTCGGCGTCGGCGCCCTTGGCGATATGGGAGCGCATCTCATCGATCATCCTTACTGGGCGCTTGGTCTAAAGTACCCGATAAGCATCGAAGCGACATCGACGCAGTGGGGAGCGATGGCCATCCCGGGGGATCCCTCAGCTGCCGCCGGCTCGCCCGCGTCGCGAACGACGTACAGGCCCGTATCGTATCCGGTGGCCACTTCAGTGCACTATCAATTCCCCGCGTGCGGATCGCAGCCGCCGGTGAAGCTGAACTGGTATGACGGCGGGCTTTATCCGCCGCGACCAGATCTTCTGCCTGATGACGTCACTCTCAAGAGTGAAGGAGGCGTGATCTTCATCGGAGAGAAGGGAATCCTGATGCACGACACCTACGGCGCCAACCCCCGGCTGTTCCCCGTGTCACTCACGGAACAGGCAGCGCTCGTTCCGAAATCGTTCCCGCGTATCGAGGGGAGCCATATTCTGAACTTCGCGAAGGCGGCGAAGGGCCAGGGAAAATCAAGTTCCCCGCTGGAGTACGCAGCTCAGCTGACGGAGACGATGCTTCTTGGAATCGTTGCGCTGCGTACAGGCCAGGGCAGGAAGATCATGTACGATGGTGAGAACATGAAGGTCACGAACATCCCCGAGGCCAACCAATACCTGACGCGCGACTATCGCGCCGGCTGGTCAGTCTGAATCGTTCCGAGGAAAACAGAAATGACTTATTCGCGCCAGGCTCGCGCGGCGGTCGTATTTCCCGTGATTCTTTTCTTCGCGGCATGCACCGCGTCGCAGAGCGAAACCGTGCAGGCCGGTGACGCGGCGGCACCCGGAGGCCTGACCGCCGACCAGCGCGCCGCCGGATGGCGCTTGCTTGTCGATGGTAGCAACGTCGGTGCGTGGCGCGGCTACAAATCTCAAACGATGCCCGCCGGCTGGACCGCGGGCAACGGTACGCTGACGAAGTCGACCGTCACTGAAGACATCATCACGCGGGACAAATTCGGAGATTTCCAGCTGGCGTTCGACTGGATGATCTCGCCGGGAGGCAACGCAGGGCTTTTCTACCGCGGGACCGAGGAGTACGACCACATCTACTGGAGCGCGCCAGAGTATCAGCTGCTGGACGACTCGGGGCATGTCGATGGGAAGAATCGTCTTACCGCGGCAGGCGCAGCTTATGGTCTCTATCCGGCACCGGCCGGAATCCTCAAGCCGGCAAATCAGTGGAACTCGACCCTG is part of the Gemmatimonadaceae bacterium genome and encodes:
- a CDS encoding DinB family protein; protein product: MFELIKTYFAYSSWATARVFDALEQLTPEQYTEPGCSGHGSIRDNLAHLMAAQLRWLSWFDGSLTVTLAQQLNVTGESIDTVGKARERWASIDTQATECVNGLNDDKLRDIWTWTLPTGRSDSLPLWKLLMHVANHGTHTRAQIIAALRRAGHTPPNVDFLNYSLINRG
- a CDS encoding DUF1080 domain-containing protein, with protein sequence MTYSRQARAAVVFPVILFFAACTASQSETVQAGDAAAPGGLTADQRAAGWRLLVDGSNVGAWRGYKSQTMPAGWTAGNGTLTKSTVTEDIITRDKFGDFQLAFDWMISPGGNAGLFYRGTEEYDHIYWSAPEYQLLDDSGHVDGKNRLTAAGAAYGLYPAPAGILKPANQWNSTLLVVQGGRTQHWLNGQKLLEYELGGADWAAKVKASKFNDYPNYGRATSGHIGFQGDHEGTLSLRNIRIRVLP
- a CDS encoding Gfo/Idh/MocA family oxidoreductase, producing MAGKEVNRREFVANTGKLGLGVMIVPRHVLGGIGYQAPSDTLNVAIVGFGGRGAEVALGFAPTENVVAIADVDMAFADKNMGDKLRDSSGKPREGQQLADGLKLQEQFVKAARYADFREMLDKQKNIDAVVVATPDHLHAVITKAAMDAGKHVYVEKPLTYSVHEARVLGGLARANPKIVTQMGNQGHSSEGARLVNEWIQAGIIGPVREVHAWTNRPVVYWPQGVPRPSGGPPPPPGTSPFGNPWSFRHVNGVLASAMGSYPVPPGLRWDLYLGPVAEDVPYHQIYHPFNWRGWVGFGVGALGDMGAHLIDHPYWALGLKYPISIEATSTQWGAMAIPGDPSAAAGSPASRTTYRPVSYPVATSVHYQFPACGSQPPVKLNWYDGGLYPPRPDLLPDDVTLKSEGGVIFIGEKGILMHDTYGANPRLFPVSLTEQAALVPKSFPRIEGSHILNFAKAAKGQGKSSSPLEYAAQLTETMLLGIVALRTGQGRKIMYDGENMKVTNIPEANQYLTRDYRAGWSV
- a CDS encoding NAD(P)H-dependent oxidoreductase, which produces MHVSTRCSTAIFGASLRQGSFNKRLASLAASVVENAGGTVVHASMSDFDCPSYNGDVEANEGIPAGADRVRSKLISTDGLIISSPEYNASTPGILKNLIDWVLRYKPQPIKGRHALLMSASPSMAGGNRGLWSSRIPLEHLGARVFPDMFSLAQAHEAFGDEGKLRDAKLQKWFEGTVDCFIESVEAAKHYPAIKSQWIEFLGERPNPATERVEVTETSPV